From Frateuria aurantia DSM 6220, one genomic window encodes:
- the rnhA gene encoding ribonuclease HI, producing MTEVEAFTDGACLGNPGPGGWAALLRSQGKQRLLAGGEADTTNNRMELMGAIAALEALNRACQVRLVTDSKYVMQGIEQWVPRWRANGWKTADRKPVKNQDLWERLDAAAGRHQIRWEWVKGHAGHAENELVDDAAREQAIRFKEGAKA from the coding sequence ATGACTGAAGTTGAAGCATTTACCGATGGTGCCTGTCTGGGCAATCCCGGACCCGGCGGCTGGGCTGCCTTGCTGCGCAGCCAGGGCAAGCAGCGCCTGCTTGCCGGCGGTGAGGCCGATACCACCAACAACCGGATGGAACTGATGGGCGCGATTGCCGCGCTCGAAGCGCTGAATCGTGCCTGCCAGGTCCGGCTGGTGACGGATTCGAAATATGTGATGCAGGGCATTGAGCAGTGGGTGCCGCGTTGGCGCGCCAACGGCTGGAAAACGGCGGATCGCAAACCGGTCAAGAACCAGGATCTCTGGGAGCGGCTGGATGCTGCGGCGGGTCGGCATCAGATTCGCTGGGAATGGGTCAAGGGGCATGCCGGGCATGCCGAAAACGAACTGGTGGATGACGCTGCACGCGAACAGGCGATCCGGTTCAAGGAAGGGGCGAAGGCATGA
- a CDS encoding PP2C family protein-serine/threonine phosphatase, which yields MIEFGHATHAGLRRVRNEDTYYADAGSGLFLVADGMGGRHRGEAASAMAREVVVDLLQRNQELGEAIRCAHRRLHEWSLSCRDGLPRGASLAALQVRDEGYELAWVGDSRIYLWRGGQLIRISQTATAPDTRPTGRNSPRQPPATASTPATHALGVTGLQELHIGSASGRTQRGDSFLLCTDGLTEEVSEAQLGHVLRRHDLAAQECVEHLLLQALEHGGHDNITAVLTRFS from the coding sequence ATGATCGAATTTGGCCACGCAACCCATGCCGGTTTACGGCGGGTCCGCAATGAAGATACTTATTATGCCGATGCCGGCAGCGGCCTGTTTCTGGTCGCCGACGGCATGGGCGGACGGCATCGCGGCGAGGCGGCATCGGCCATGGCGCGCGAAGTGGTGGTGGACCTGCTGCAGCGGAACCAGGAGCTGGGCGAGGCCATCCGTTGCGCGCATCGCCGGCTGCACGAGTGGAGCCTGTCCTGTCGCGACGGGCTGCCGCGTGGTGCATCGCTGGCCGCCCTGCAGGTACGTGACGAAGGCTATGAACTGGCCTGGGTCGGCGACAGCCGCATCTATCTGTGGCGAGGCGGTCAACTGATCCGCATCAGCCAGACCGCCACAGCGCCCGATACCCGACCGACAGGGCGCAACAGTCCGCGTCAGCCCCCCGCCACGGCTTCCACTCCAGCCACCCATGCGCTGGGCGTCACCGGGCTGCAGGAATTGCATATCGGCTCGGCCTCGGGACGTACCCAGCGAGGTGACAGCTTCCTGCTTTGCACCGACGGGCTGACCGAGGAGGTCAGCGAGGCCCAGCTCGGCCATGTGCTGCGCCGGCATGATCTGGCGGCGCAGGAATGCGTCGAACATCTGCTGCTGCAAGCGCTCGAGCATGGAGGCCATGACAACATCACGGCCGTACTGACCCGCTTCAGCTGA
- the dnaQ gene encoding DNA polymerase III subunit epsilon codes for MRQVVLDTETTGLEVRQGHRLIEIACVEMIERRPTGKTFQTYLNPDRAIDEGARQVTGIEDEFLLDKPRFPEVIEPFLAFVRGSELIIHNASFDVGFLNAELARAGTQWGQISDYCPVLDTLAMARTRYPGQRNSLDALCKRLGVDNSRRDLHGGLIDAQLLADVYLAMTSGQVALDLGFEGEQGGADHEVAKPINLSRRPRILRASEAELARHEARLTALDKSAGGESLWRRWQD; via the coding sequence ATGAGACAGGTCGTGCTGGATACCGAGACCACCGGTCTGGAAGTCCGTCAAGGACACCGTCTGATCGAAATCGCCTGTGTCGAGATGATCGAGCGGCGGCCTACCGGCAAGACGTTCCAGACCTATCTCAATCCGGATCGGGCGATTGATGAGGGGGCCCGCCAGGTCACCGGCATCGAAGATGAATTCCTGCTCGACAAGCCTCGCTTCCCGGAAGTCATCGAGCCGTTTCTGGCGTTTGTCCGCGGTTCCGAGCTGATCATCCACAACGCCAGCTTCGACGTGGGCTTCCTCAATGCCGAGCTGGCCCGTGCCGGCACCCAATGGGGCCAGATCAGCGACTATTGTCCGGTGCTCGATACCCTGGCCATGGCGCGAACCCGATATCCGGGACAGCGCAACAGCCTGGACGCGCTCTGCAAACGCCTGGGCGTGGACAATTCACGCCGTGATCTGCACGGGGGCCTGATCGACGCCCAGTTGCTGGCTGATGTCTATCTGGCGATGACCTCGGGGCAGGTAGCCCTGGATCTGGGCTTCGAAGGCGAGCAGGGCGGTGCTGACCATGAGGTCGCCAAACCCATCAACCTGAGCCGGCGGCCACGGATACTGCGGGCCAGTGAGGCCGAGCTGGCCCGGCATGAGGCCCGGTTGACGGCTCTGGACAAGTCGGCAGGGGGCGAAAGTCTGTGGCGACGATGGCAGGATTGA
- the gloB gene encoding hydroxyacylglutathione hydrolase, producing the protein MQLTAIPSLTDNYIWLLSDAQGQAVVVDPGESAPVERHLQAHGLSLRAILLTHHHDDHIKGAAALQMNHHSAVYAPHDPRIDLIGHRVSDGDLISLESPALTLRVMGVPGHTLSHIAYCGDGKLFCGDTLFSLGCGRLFEGQPEQMLASLDRFAELPADTLVCAAHEYTAANGRFALSVDPANPALQQRVRDVDLLRAEHLPSLPVSLASERQTNPFLRVDDPAVIDWCRHHGAAESRVSRFAALRQAKDHFTA; encoded by the coding sequence GTGCAGCTTACCGCCATTCCATCGCTGACTGACAACTATATCTGGCTGCTGTCAGATGCACAGGGCCAGGCCGTGGTCGTTGATCCGGGCGAGTCCGCGCCAGTGGAGCGGCATCTGCAGGCACATGGTCTGAGCCTGCGCGCGATTCTGCTGACCCACCACCACGACGACCACATCAAGGGGGCGGCGGCACTGCAGATGAACCACCACTCCGCCGTCTATGCGCCGCATGATCCGCGCATCGACCTGATCGGCCATCGCGTCAGCGATGGTGATCTGATCAGCCTGGAGTCACCGGCTCTGACCCTGCGGGTGATGGGCGTGCCTGGACACACCCTCAGCCATATCGCCTACTGCGGCGATGGCAAACTGTTCTGTGGCGACACCTTGTTCAGTCTGGGCTGCGGCCGTCTGTTCGAGGGACAGCCGGAACAGATGCTGGCCTCGCTGGATCGCTTTGCCGAACTGCCCGCTGACACGCTGGTCTGCGCGGCGCACGAATATACCGCCGCCAACGGTCGGTTCGCCTTGAGTGTCGATCCGGCCAATCCTGCCCTGCAGCAACGGGTCCGGGACGTTGATCTGTTGCGCGCAGAACATCTGCCCAGCCTGCCGGTGAGCCTGGCCAGCGAACGTCAGACCAATCCGTTTCTGCGAGTCGATGATCCGGCGGTGATCGACTGGTGCCGGCACCACGGTGCCGCCGAGTCCAGGGTGTCGCGTTTTGCCGCCTTGCGCCAGGCCAAGGATCATTTCACGGCATGA
- a CDS encoding GlcG/HbpS family heme-binding protein, with protein sequence MIKRWCLAGLIGLLPVAGMAAVPLVTVHKLPWRTAATLATDAVQICADRGWSVTAAVVDPSGHQQAVVKGDTVPLQSLSVAYRKAYTAYSYGQAFDKNATSEIIAAHQDGPANGALNTVPEVLFIPGGVTIRTAKGEVIGGLGVSGAPGGDKDEACAASALARLKPEL encoded by the coding sequence ATGATAAAGCGATGGTGTCTTGCTGGGTTGATCGGCCTGCTGCCGGTGGCAGGCATGGCGGCGGTGCCTCTGGTCACGGTGCACAAGCTGCCATGGAGGACGGCGGCGACTCTGGCTACGGACGCGGTGCAGATCTGTGCCGATCGCGGCTGGTCGGTCACCGCCGCGGTGGTGGATCCAAGCGGTCACCAGCAGGCCGTAGTGAAGGGGGATACGGTACCCCTGCAGTCGCTGTCGGTAGCCTATCGCAAGGCCTATACGGCTTATTCGTACGGCCAGGCTTTTGACAAGAATGCCACCAGCGAAATCATTGCCGCCCATCAGGATGGTCCGGCCAATGGCGCGCTCAATACCGTGCCGGAGGTGCTGTTCATTCCCGGCGGGGTGACCATCCGCACGGCCAAGGGGGAAGTCATCGGCGGGCTGGGAGTATCTGGCGCTCCCGGAGGCGACAAGGACGAGGCCTGCGCGGCCTCGGCCCTGGCCCGGCTCAAGCCCGAGCTCTGA
- a CDS encoding putative bifunctional diguanylate cyclase/phosphodiesterase: protein MPSYFDPYLVMLSLLVAVLASYTALDFSGRIALLSGLRSRRRWLAGGAVTMGCGVWSMHFIGMLAFVLPIPMGYDPLITALSLLIAILVSFFALRVAVAPDLGRLSLVGSAILMAGGVAGMHYSGMAAMEMHPAIQYHTGLVLLSLLIAFVASLAALSLARALCRSEVVNLVRKRLLAAVCMAIGIAGMHYVGMYAATFPVGSICGSAHGIHASWLGGLVSLVVVAMSVVALLTSRFEVRHQALAGALSKLNHQIGQAGKLDLLTQLPHRGVLLERMELAIVEAAAADRLLAVLFFDLDGFKAVNDSAGHAAGDQLLRTFAARLKALLPETGTVARIGGDEFVLLLEDLEGAEVVVAWVESLLEPIRAAGGLDGLGCNVMPSTGIAMFPGDGHDADTLIRKADAAMYVAKRSGRGQYRFFEPGMEDSERRLERIRSGVMQALAGDQLELTFYPQFDVLGARVLGAVAIPQYADSVLGRISSEEWLPMAERAGQGNELGDWLLRKTCRELHALAEAGVAMVKVSVPLTPAQWLHPQLLERALEILEAEQVQPESVVFEVSESLMMEDPVRSVQRVQDLQRAGFQIAISGFGIGRSSLAFLPRLGASQLKIDGLLVKELAADMRQGAVVAEAIITLAHSLKMTVVAEGVENVVQLNLLRALGCDAVQGPFSGLPVSLQGLGLLLEPIPSEEWLQVR, encoded by the coding sequence ATGCCAAGCTATTTTGATCCTTACCTGGTAATGCTTTCCTTGCTGGTCGCCGTATTGGCTTCGTATACCGCGCTCGATTTTTCCGGTCGGATCGCCTTGCTGTCGGGTTTGCGCAGTCGCAGGCGCTGGCTGGCGGGAGGCGCGGTCACCATGGGTTGCGGCGTGTGGTCGATGCATTTCATCGGCATGCTGGCTTTTGTCCTGCCGATTCCCATGGGATATGACCCGCTGATTACGGCGCTGTCCCTGCTGATCGCGATCCTGGTTTCTTTTTTTGCCTTGCGCGTTGCCGTGGCGCCGGATCTGGGGCGTCTGAGTCTGGTCGGCAGCGCGATCCTGATGGCTGGAGGTGTGGCCGGCATGCATTACAGCGGCATGGCGGCGATGGAGATGCATCCGGCGATTCAGTATCACACCGGCCTGGTCCTGCTTTCGCTGCTGATCGCATTCGTGGCTTCGCTCGCGGCCTTGTCGTTGGCCCGCGCACTGTGTCGCTCTGAAGTCGTGAACCTTGTCCGCAAGCGTTTGCTGGCGGCCGTGTGCATGGCCATCGGCATTGCCGGCATGCATTATGTGGGCATGTATGCAGCCACATTCCCGGTGGGCAGCATATGCGGTTCGGCGCACGGCATTCATGCTTCCTGGCTGGGGGGGCTGGTCTCGCTGGTCGTGGTGGCGATGTCGGTGGTCGCCTTGTTGACCTCGCGTTTCGAGGTGCGGCATCAGGCGCTGGCGGGAGCCTTGTCCAAGCTCAATCATCAGATCGGACAGGCCGGCAAGCTGGATCTGCTGACCCAGTTGCCTCATCGCGGAGTGCTGCTGGAGCGGATGGAGCTGGCCATTGTCGAGGCGGCTGCGGCTGATCGTCTGCTGGCGGTGCTGTTTTTCGATCTGGATGGCTTCAAGGCGGTCAATGATTCGGCGGGTCATGCCGCAGGGGATCAGTTGCTGCGGACCTTTGCCGCCCGTCTGAAGGCGTTGCTGCCGGAGACGGGGACCGTGGCCAGGATCGGCGGCGACGAATTCGTGCTGCTGCTGGAAGATCTGGAAGGTGCCGAGGTGGTGGTGGCCTGGGTGGAATCCCTGCTGGAGCCCATCCGCGCGGCGGGAGGACTGGACGGGCTGGGCTGCAATGTGATGCCAAGCACCGGGATCGCGATGTTTCCGGGCGATGGCCACGATGCCGATACCCTGATTCGCAAAGCCGATGCGGCCATGTATGTTGCCAAGCGCAGCGGGCGCGGACAGTACCGCTTTTTCGAGCCCGGGATGGAGGATTCGGAGCGTCGCCTGGAGCGGATACGCTCGGGCGTGATGCAGGCGCTGGCCGGGGACCAGCTGGAATTGACCTTCTACCCCCAGTTCGACGTGCTGGGCGCACGGGTGCTCGGGGCAGTGGCCATACCGCAATATGCGGACTCGGTGCTGGGTCGGATCAGTTCCGAAGAGTGGCTGCCGATGGCGGAACGGGCAGGGCAGGGCAATGAATTGGGTGACTGGTTGTTGCGCAAGACCTGCCGTGAATTGCATGCCTTGGCCGAGGCAGGCGTAGCCATGGTCAAAGTGAGCGTGCCCCTGACTCCCGCGCAATGGCTGCATCCGCAGTTGCTCGAGCGCGCCCTGGAGATCCTGGAGGCCGAGCAGGTTCAGCCCGAGTCCGTGGTTTTCGAAGTCTCCGAGTCCTTGATGATGGAGGATCCGGTGCGCAGTGTGCAGCGGGTCCAGGATCTGCAGCGGGCCGGTTTCCAGATCGCGATCAGCGGCTTCGGCATCGGCCGCTCCAGTCTGGCCTTTCTGCCCAGGCTGGGGGCCAGCCAGTTGAAGATCGACGGTCTGCTGGTCAAGGAGCTGGCGGCGGATATGCGGCAAGGGGCCGTCGTGGCAGAGGCGATCATTACCCTGGCCCATTCGTTGAAGATGACGGTGGTGGCCGAGGGCGTCGAGAATGTGGTGCAGCTGAATCTGTTGCGTGCCCTGGGCTGCGATGCGGTGCAGGGGCCGTTTTCGGGCCTCCCGGTCAGCTTGCAGGGACTGGGGCTGCTGCTGGAGCCGATACCGTCCGAGGAATGGCTGCAGGTCAGATAG
- a CDS encoding class I SAM-dependent methyltransferase, whose translation MLNRQQDLYRHPLMERLAVAERGVVSAGLRSCAGSHALQLGAFEADPPPSLPLLPHWVCLHLDRDGCRGDLSLDAAAPLPFADESLDLVWLKHALDRSSHPAQLLATVIRLLAPGGTLVVSGLHPVSGWAAWSRYGLGEGGRLQAPWLLRLALRLSGMPVSDHWRQGSCWPRARGDQQRRNRLGGVYVLVARKERAQILPFVTRLAASRRAEGGRLAAVQTSTLHEVPDVAVLNRGMGACKLLPAEIRRDAPGGVSGRTLPPS comes from the coding sequence ATGTTGAATCGGCAGCAAGATCTCTACCGGCATCCACTCATGGAGCGACTGGCCGTGGCCGAACGGGGCGTGGTGTCGGCGGGCCTGCGATCCTGCGCCGGCAGTCATGCCTTGCAGCTGGGTGCTTTCGAGGCTGATCCGCCACCGTCGTTGCCGCTGCTGCCGCACTGGGTCTGTCTGCATCTGGACCGGGACGGTTGCCGCGGTGACTTGAGCCTGGATGCGGCCGCGCCGTTGCCATTTGCCGATGAAAGCCTGGATCTGGTCTGGCTCAAGCATGCTCTGGATCGCAGCTCTCATCCGGCACAGCTGCTGGCGACGGTGATACGCCTGCTGGCACCGGGGGGAACCTTGGTGGTCAGTGGCCTGCATCCGGTCAGTGGCTGGGCCGCATGGAGCCGGTACGGGCTGGGCGAGGGCGGTCGTTTGCAGGCCCCCTGGTTGTTGCGCCTCGCTTTGAGGCTCTCCGGCATGCCGGTGTCCGACCACTGGCGGCAAGGCAGTTGCTGGCCCAGGGCGCGTGGCGACCAGCAGCGGCGCAACCGCCTGGGTGGTGTGTATGTGCTGGTGGCGCGCAAGGAGCGGGCCCAGATTCTGCCATTCGTGACCCGGCTGGCCGCCAGTCGACGAGCCGAGGGCGGCCGCTTGGCCGCCGTCCAGACCAGCACGTTGCATGAGGTGCCTGATGTCGCGGTACTCAATCGGGGCATGGGCGCGTGTAAACTTCTGCCAGCAGAGATTCGGCGCGATGCCCCTGGCGGTGTCTCGGGCCGGACCCTTCCCCCCTCCTGA